In uncultured Desulfobacter sp., one DNA window encodes the following:
- a CDS encoding tetratricopeptide repeat protein, which yields MRRYFFLTCLMIVLTSVSLAWAQTAAKGACPDEKTLTQNARTALVEAQKLMTEKKPAQAEKVLTGFLQKYPDENHAFVAYTLAACYLDLNKFKAALAQYEKTIDFCPAYAPAWQNLGKICFDLKKYTRAGTALEKAWELTGRTKHMLRFHAAVAFISAKKQRKALPILKDLCSGKVGPPDEKWVKLLVQTAVEAKQPKTALRTVERLLARSNPEAYLFRLASVLYLEAANYRKAAQNLEAYGLVTTLSRQERKLLADLYVNLGIPSRAAPNYAALVAANPCARLWERTAACWFEACDYDHALEAAQKGLAAYPKSPRLWRIKGWVHYENKDYSLASNAFGKASGLDHKDINSLFLHGLCACRAGDRNSAKKALEKVAGYDRYKARALGLIHEMEEENI from the coding sequence ATGAGACGATATTTTTTTTTAACGTGTCTGATGATTGTGCTTACATCCGTTTCCCTGGCCTGGGCCCAGACAGCTGCTAAAGGAGCATGTCCGGATGAAAAGACTTTGACCCAAAACGCCAGAACGGCCCTGGTGGAAGCCCAGAAACTTATGACGGAAAAAAAGCCGGCCCAGGCTGAAAAGGTTTTAACCGGATTCCTCCAAAAGTATCCGGACGAAAATCATGCCTTTGTCGCATATACTCTGGCGGCTTGTTACCTGGATTTAAATAAATTTAAGGCCGCCCTGGCACAGTATGAAAAAACAATTGATTTCTGTCCGGCCTATGCACCGGCCTGGCAGAATCTGGGCAAGATCTGTTTTGATTTAAAGAAATACACCAGGGCGGGTACGGCCCTGGAAAAGGCCTGGGAGTTGACCGGCCGTACAAAACATATGTTGCGGTTCCATGCCGCTGTGGCTTTTATATCCGCCAAAAAACAACGAAAAGCGCTGCCTATACTTAAAGATCTCTGTTCGGGAAAAGTTGGCCCTCCTGACGAGAAATGGGTGAAGCTTCTGGTTCAGACCGCCGTGGAAGCCAAGCAACCTAAAACGGCTTTGAGAACAGTGGAGCGTCTTCTGGCAAGATCTAACCCTGAAGCCTACCTGTTTCGACTGGCCTCGGTTTTATATCTGGAGGCGGCCAATTACCGGAAAGCGGCCCAGAATCTGGAGGCTTACGGTCTTGTTACAACGCTGTCCCGGCAAGAACGGAAATTGCTGGCAGACCTCTATGTCAATTTGGGCATTCCGTCCCGGGCCGCCCCAAATTATGCAGCACTTGTGGCTGCCAATCCCTGTGCCAGGCTCTGGGAACGGACTGCGGCCTGCTGGTTTGAAGCCTGTGATTATGACCACGCACTTGAGGCCGCGCAAAAAGGTCTGGCCGCCTATCCAAAATCCCCTCGCCTTTGGCGGATTAAAGGCTGGGTGCATTATGAAAACAAAGACTACAGCCTGGCTTCCAATGCTTTTGGTAAAGCAAGCGGCCTGGATCACAAGGATATAAATTCCCTGTTTTTACACGGCCTTTGCGCCTGCCGGGCCGGGGACAGGAATTCAGCTAAAAAAGCCCTGGAAAAAGTGGCCGGCTATGATAGATATAAGGCACGAGCCCTGGGGCTTATTCACGAAATGGAGGAGGAAAATATTTGA
- a CDS encoding AMP-binding protein, whose amino-acid sequence MESIDLDQKFPTRLDAFRRLHRHTLDHREQFWAAQAKRLQWQTAFSCVVKEDFSKPQASWFYDGHINATQNALHRIIEQGKGETPALVFYQKSGNVATLTFNELEDKVLTLAAAFKNSGLAPGDCIALNLPSCPEFIISALAAAYLGITYLPMGCHLPPSIVAEDILASKAKLVIMTAGNAYEQKKDHVLKIQALLKDQPILISNEPLEGVPTFEAYMAQADRSGLEPATPRGDHPLFKVYENRLAGKPVGSVFPTGGFVVQAHASFDDIFNKPLDQDKPEMIINTMDMSKAPTQAYALWGPLTNGTAIILIDEDIQLNTIEKILNEQPNPALLCRPNLISSLREQLGQGQLNTNKRFPVIACCGNALPPRLVKYADGILVNGPERVVNLWVQSKSGTALLNSYPTPELNRPGAIGFGALGVEPLIMSDFGEPCKTNISGNLVFDRSWPAMATATTGTAEHFKKTYFSKFPGCFFTYDGVRSDKDGFFWFMGRLDDSIKVKGQSMGASLIEGVLTSHSLVDEAAIISGQDSSGEEIVAFVVPSKAIQDEQTCIDQIKKYIADKIGHFAVPEKIIITDQLPRTPTGKLFRSVLRRIASGEETLE is encoded by the coding sequence ATGGAAAGCATTGACCTTGACCAAAAGTTCCCCACACGCCTTGACGCGTTCCGCCGTCTGCACAGACACACGCTTGACCATCGTGAGCAATTCTGGGCTGCCCAGGCAAAACGGCTGCAGTGGCAGACTGCTTTTTCCTGTGTGGTCAAGGAAGATTTTTCCAAACCCCAGGCATCCTGGTTTTATGACGGACATATCAACGCTACCCAAAACGCACTTCATAGAATCATTGAGCAAGGCAAAGGAGAAACACCGGCTCTGGTCTTTTATCAAAAATCGGGAAACGTTGCCACGCTGACGTTCAATGAACTTGAAGACAAAGTGCTCACACTTGCCGCGGCGTTTAAAAACAGTGGTCTTGCTCCCGGGGACTGCATCGCCTTAAACCTGCCAAGCTGTCCCGAATTTATTATCAGCGCCCTGGCCGCCGCCTACCTTGGCATCACTTACCTGCCCATGGGTTGCCATCTGCCCCCGTCCATTGTGGCAGAGGATATCCTTGCGTCAAAAGCAAAACTTGTCATCATGACAGCCGGCAATGCCTACGAACAAAAAAAGGACCATGTCCTGAAAATCCAAGCCCTGCTCAAAGATCAGCCCATTCTCATCTCAAATGAACCGCTTGAAGGAGTGCCAACCTTTGAAGCCTATATGGCCCAGGCAGATCGTTCCGGACTGGAACCGGCCACCCCCCGGGGGGATCATCCCCTGTTTAAGGTATATGAAAACCGCCTGGCCGGCAAACCTGTGGGATCTGTTTTCCCCACCGGTGGATTTGTGGTCCAGGCCCACGCCTCCTTTGATGATATTTTCAATAAACCCCTTGACCAGGACAAGCCCGAGATGATCATCAACACGATGGATATGAGCAAGGCACCAACCCAGGCATACGCACTGTGGGGGCCTTTAACCAATGGCACAGCCATTATCCTCATAGATGAAGATATCCAGTTAAATACCATCGAAAAAATTCTCAATGAACAGCCAAATCCTGCGCTGCTGTGCCGACCAAATTTGATTTCATCACTCAGGGAACAACTGGGGCAGGGCCAACTGAACACAAACAAACGGTTTCCCGTAATTGCCTGCTGCGGCAACGCCCTTCCCCCCCGGCTGGTTAAATATGCAGACGGTATACTGGTTAACGGTCCGGAACGGGTGGTAAACCTGTGGGTGCAAAGTAAAAGCGGTACGGCACTGCTCAATTCATATCCGACCCCGGAACTGAACCGTCCCGGTGCCATAGGGTTTGGCGCTTTAGGGGTAGAGCCTCTGATCATGAGCGATTTTGGCGAACCCTGTAAAACCAACATCAGCGGCAATCTGGTCTTTGACCGATCATGGCCCGCCATGGCAACAGCCACCACGGGCACAGCCGAACATTTCAAAAAAACCTATTTTTCAAAATTCCCAGGTTGTTTCTTTACTTACGACGGGGTCAGGTCAGACAAAGACGGTTTTTTCTGGTTCATGGGACGGCTTGATGACAGCATTAAGGTCAAAGGACAAAGTATGGGCGCATCCTTAATTGAAGGCGTTCTGACCTCCCACTCCCTGGTAGATGAAGCTGCGATTATCAGCGGCCAGGACAGCTCCGGAGAGGAGATTGTGGCCTTTGTTGTGCCCAGTAAGGCGATCCAGGATGAACAAACATGTATTGACCAAATAAAAAAATATATCGCCGATAAAATCGGCCATTTTGCCGTACCGGAAAAGATCATCATTACAGATCAGCTGCCAAGGACCCCCACAGGAAAACTGTTCAGATCTGTTTTGCGCCGTATTGCCTCCGGGGAGGAGACCCTGGAATAG
- a CDS encoding PilZ domain-containing protein, translated as MTIPKVFVNQELKATIACESCGQTYTKDVSKFIEHKAQIRLKYTCKCGHSSSVSLERRQVFRKEVRFKGILIQNKKQHPGLVTDLSRNGIRFETRERAFLKVGNTAEVVFSLDNPTHSEIHRLIRIRKAFSGYKFGCEFVETEHLDDLGKYFLFHF; from the coding sequence ATGACGATACCAAAAGTCTTCGTAAACCAAGAACTAAAGGCCACTATTGCTTGTGAATCATGCGGACAGACCTACACCAAGGACGTATCCAAATTCATCGAGCATAAGGCCCAGATCCGGTTGAAATACACATGCAAGTGCGGACATAGTTCCAGCGTGAGCTTAGAAAGACGGCAGGTCTTTAGAAAGGAAGTCCGCTTTAAAGGAATTCTCATCCAAAACAAAAAGCAGCACCCCGGTCTGGTCACGGACCTCTCACGCAACGGCATCCGATTTGAAACCCGGGAAAGGGCCTTTCTCAAAGTGGGCAACACGGCTGAGGTCGTGTTTTCCCTGGACAATCCGACCCACTCCGAGATTCATAGACTCATAAGGATTCGAAAGGCCTTTTCCGGCTACAAATTTGGCTGCGAATTTGTGGAAACCGAACATTTGGACGATCTGGGCAAATATTTTTTATTTCATTTCTAG
- a CDS encoding Glu/Leu/Phe/Val dehydrogenase, with amino-acid sequence MNDIFALGDSLGPAKVIHVYQPHLGLKGVLVVDNVAIGPSIGGLRMATDVSAVECFRLARAMTLKNAMAGLPHGGGKSVLCADPQMDPKKKELLIRAFAHALRNETDYTFGPDMGTNEDCMAWIKDEIGRSLGLPLELGGIPLDKIGATGFGLYHAIKVAIEYCDFDLAGARLVVQGFGAVGSHVARFLSQKGVILVGVGDSKATIHDPNGIDVEELIRIKAGGGSVSDYPRGGKLESERLIDLDCDIWVPAARPDILHKDNIHRLKAKLVAQGANIPLTSQAEQYLHAKGVLNLPDFVANAGGVICAAVEYRGGSQATAMEEIRDKISANVRTMLEEAKRKNILPREAALHLAQHRVMKAMTLKRWEIF; translated from the coding sequence ATGAACGATATCTTTGCATTGGGTGACAGTTTAGGGCCGGCCAAGGTTATTCATGTTTATCAGCCGCACCTTGGCCTTAAAGGGGTTCTGGTGGTAGACAATGTCGCCATCGGCCCCTCCATTGGCGGGTTGCGCATGGCAACGGATGTAAGCGCGGTTGAATGTTTCCGTCTGGCCAGGGCCATGACTTTGAAGAACGCGATGGCAGGGCTTCCCCATGGCGGGGGAAAGTCAGTACTCTGCGCTGATCCACAAATGGATCCGAAAAAAAAGGAATTGTTGATTCGTGCCTTTGCCCATGCGCTGCGTAATGAGACCGATTATACTTTTGGTCCGGACATGGGCACCAATGAGGACTGCATGGCTTGGATCAAGGATGAAATCGGCCGTTCATTGGGGTTACCCCTTGAATTGGGCGGTATTCCCCTAGACAAGATCGGGGCTACCGGGTTCGGTCTTTACCATGCCATTAAAGTCGCGATAGAATACTGTGACTTTGACCTTGCCGGTGCGCGCCTTGTGGTACAGGGCTTTGGCGCGGTGGGCAGCCATGTTGCCCGTTTTCTCTCACAAAAGGGCGTTATTTTGGTGGGGGTGGGTGACTCTAAGGCAACCATCCATGACCCGAACGGTATCGATGTGGAGGAACTGATTCGGATCAAGGCAGGTGGTGGCTCAGTGTCGGACTATCCACGGGGGGGAAAACTCGAGAGCGAGCGGTTAATTGACCTGGATTGTGACATCTGGGTGCCTGCCGCCCGGCCCGACATCCTGCATAAGGACAACATCCATCGCCTAAAGGCCAAGCTGGTTGCACAAGGCGCCAATATACCCTTGACCTCTCAAGCAGAGCAGTATCTTCATGCCAAAGGGGTGCTCAACCTGCCCGATTTCGTCGCTAATGCCGGTGGTGTTATCTGTGCTGCGGTGGAATATCGCGGAGGTTCCCAGGCAACAGCCATGGAAGAGATTCGCGATAAAATCAGCGCCAATGTCCGCACAATGCTGGAGGAGGCCAAACGAAAAAATATCCTTCCCAGGGAAGCTGCGCTGCATCTGGCCCAGCACAGGGTAATGAAGGCGATGACGCTGAAGCGTTGGGAGATTTTTTAA
- a CDS encoding ABC transporter ATP-binding protein, whose translation MKLILYYFRKNFKKIAAGVFFMIVVDLLQLVVPQIVSRAVDTLAQAHFDRHILLIQCTVIVGAGLLMTLLRSGWRMLLMGSARDLERGIRDELYTHMLGLDMAYYDKTRAGDIMAHATSDILHVRMAFGFGIIALVDTLLLGSACIGIMVWTSPKLAALCLIPLPFLVLVTKHLGNRMHNYHTTAQEAFSELTEQVRESFFGIRVIKVFNFEPQVRQKTAHSAQGYFRKNLKRAYINALLRPLLELFFNTSTLIIILYGGILVMNDQLSPGDFVAFIQYLGILAWPVIAIGWMTNLLQRGMASLKRINVLLNTRSAITFLEDTVMPDGVTGNIRFEQVCFSYDNKVNVLSDISMEIPAGARIGITGPPGCGKTTLLSLIPRLYDPMAGRISLDGKDLKTLDPQFLRRHISFMAQEPFLFSGTLEDNLLMGEGDKKGDVLDEVIHICDLGDTIAQMPKGLGTLVGERGVTLSGGQKQRVTLARTLVRPKPVLLLDDPVSHLDTRTADRVIRGLNRMNRDAVMVMVSHRISALADCDQIYVMDNGRIVDQGTHEQLKASNAFYRTSFRVQQSESRSLGGRS comes from the coding sequence TTGAAGTTGATCCTTTATTATTTTCGAAAAAATTTTAAAAAAATTGCTGCAGGCGTTTTTTTTATGATTGTGGTGGATCTGCTCCAGCTTGTGGTTCCCCAGATTGTCAGCAGGGCTGTGGATACGCTGGCACAGGCGCATTTTGACCGTCATATCCTTTTAATTCAATGCACTGTTATTGTGGGGGCAGGGCTGCTCATGACCTTGCTTCGCTCCGGGTGGCGCATGCTTTTAATGGGGTCGGCCCGGGATCTTGAGCGGGGTATTCGGGATGAGTTGTATACTCATATGCTCGGCCTGGATATGGCCTATTATGATAAAACCCGTGCAGGAGACATCATGGCCCATGCCACATCGGATATTCTTCATGTGCGTATGGCCTTTGGTTTCGGCATCATTGCCCTGGTAGACACGTTGCTTTTGGGCAGTGCCTGTATCGGCATTATGGTCTGGACCAGTCCTAAGCTTGCAGCCCTGTGCCTTATACCCTTGCCTTTTCTGGTTTTGGTCACAAAACATCTGGGTAACCGGATGCATAACTATCACACCACCGCCCAGGAGGCTTTTTCCGAACTCACCGAGCAGGTAAGGGAAAGTTTTTTCGGTATCCGGGTCATCAAGGTTTTCAATTTTGAGCCCCAGGTTCGGCAAAAGACGGCGCACAGCGCACAGGGATATTTTAGAAAAAATTTGAAACGGGCTTACATTAATGCCCTGTTGCGCCCCTTGCTGGAACTGTTTTTTAATACGTCCACCCTGATCATCATCCTTTACGGCGGAATCCTGGTCATGAACGATCAGTTAAGTCCCGGAGATTTTGTGGCCTTTATTCAATACCTGGGGATTCTGGCCTGGCCGGTGATCGCCATCGGATGGATGACCAATCTGCTGCAGCGCGGCATGGCTTCCTTGAAACGGATAAACGTGCTTTTGAACACCCGGTCCGCCATCACGTTTCTTGAAGATACGGTAATGCCGGATGGTGTAACCGGCAATATCCGGTTTGAACAGGTCTGTTTTTCCTATGATAATAAGGTGAATGTGCTTTCTGATATTTCAATGGAGATTCCGGCAGGTGCCCGGATAGGTATTACCGGACCGCCTGGCTGTGGTAAAACCACGTTGCTTTCATTGATCCCTCGCCTGTATGACCCCATGGCCGGCCGGATAAGTCTGGACGGCAAAGATTTGAAAACCCTTGATCCACAATTCCTAAGACGTCATATCAGTTTTATGGCCCAGGAACCGTTTTTATTTTCAGGAACGCTTGAAGATAATCTGCTCATGGGTGAGGGGGACAAGAAGGGTGATGTGCTGGACGAGGTAATCCATATTTGTGATTTGGGCGACACCATTGCCCAGATGCCCAAGGGGCTTGGCACGTTGGTCGGGGAACGGGGGGTGACCTTGTCCGGCGGCCAGAAACAGCGGGTTACCCTGGCCCGAACCCTGGTGCGTCCTAAACCGGTGCTGCTTTTGGATGATCCGGTCAGCCATCTGGATACCCGCACCGCAGACCGGGTGATCCGGGGGCTTAACCGGATGAACCGGGATGCCGTTATGGTCATGGTTTCCCACAGGATTTCAGCCCTTGCCGACTGTGATCAAATTTATGTGATGGACAACGGCAGGATTGTGGACCAGGGCACACATGAACAACTCAAGGCCTCCAATGCCTTTTATCGTACATCCTTTAGGGTTCAGCAGTCTGAAAGCCGGTCCCTGGGAGGCCGATCATGA
- a CDS encoding phosphate acyltransferase encodes MSAELRNKIIEAVGEIGKINISMSAFERDLTVTSEAWLADLSEQIKQGMATSDARLMQSDISAIIEVLLKSPPSPGINTIVGNALSMMLEMERSSQEKSPALQRLLGPSLAREAQREEMKFLLLNPGTVSTRIAVYQGVEEIHRFEIHVLPDEEDSIDRRTKAVATHLDRAGIALDSFDGIACQGGFLRPIPSGTYRVVPEMLKDLVEKPLRSHASNMGIPMGMELARMAGSQKDPLLTTTDPFVCDELDLVDRVTGFVRIKRNGAGAHYLSHKAAWRIVASLMNQTPEHVNAVTAHLGGGTSLAAHRQGRVSMLIDAYSGLPSTSRSGAIDIDRVLKAIKSKDISIRDLEQVIDSRGGLLSLVGTNDFYAMIGFLRQGSTPVQRKKIELVQNFMARKIAGGMLKLTADGADVRVMAITGGLAKNPDMMHRVKQNIAGRYPVVIMPGYFEHDALAAGQIRGYFAPESLKDYETERDALAQKRHDEDTLIDTPVFKREIRFKKKGAPLTTLDDIIDAAYLTVEENYAPTIAIVGASNEEAIQAAKRANEEGQFRISKFVLLGDFQEISQMAYEYDLVIDNDNYTIIDTETPVEEAVSLLDQGKVDILMKGRIHTEDILRGVFKYLKASGRLQKGQVMSHTAIVDIPTRNKLLAFSDGALNTYPDEEKRVAILENALKVVHNLNIKVPKVAVISAVENVNRSVDSSIEAERIAARFADRDDCIVEGPLSLDVAMDLSIAEEKHYSGRIRGNADVLILPDIDSGNVLWKTLTTQSGAALAGVILCGDMPLILTSRGDSIRSKLASLSLAVKFYFDLKNETKETSL; translated from the coding sequence GTGAGCGCTGAACTTCGTAATAAAATAATTGAAGCCGTGGGCGAAATCGGAAAAATCAATATTTCCATGTCCGCTTTTGAAAGGGATCTGACAGTGACCAGTGAGGCATGGCTGGCAGATCTTTCAGAACAGATCAAACAAGGCATGGCTACTTCGGATGCCAGACTGATGCAGAGCGATATTTCAGCAATCATCGAAGTCCTGCTTAAATCGCCTCCTTCCCCCGGAATCAATACCATTGTAGGCAATGCCCTGTCCATGATGCTGGAAATGGAACGTTCTAGTCAGGAAAAATCTCCGGCACTACAACGTCTTCTCGGCCCATCCCTGGCTCGGGAAGCCCAGCGGGAAGAGATGAAATTTCTTCTGCTGAATCCGGGCACTGTCTCCACCCGGATTGCCGTATACCAGGGCGTAGAAGAAATCCATCGTTTTGAAATACATGTTCTTCCCGATGAGGAAGACAGCATAGACCGCAGGACTAAGGCTGTGGCAACACACCTGGACCGTGCCGGCATTGCCCTTGACTCCTTTGACGGCATCGCCTGCCAGGGCGGTTTTCTCAGGCCCATCCCATCCGGCACCTACCGGGTGGTCCCGGAAATGCTCAAGGATCTTGTGGAGAAGCCGTTGAGGTCCCATGCCAGCAACATGGGTATTCCCATGGGCATGGAACTGGCCCGGATGGCCGGCAGTCAAAAGGATCCGCTGTTAACCACCACAGATCCCTTTGTCTGTGATGAACTGGATCTGGTGGACCGGGTCACAGGATTTGTAAGAATCAAACGCAATGGGGCCGGCGCACATTATTTAAGCCACAAGGCCGCATGGCGGATCGTGGCATCTTTAATGAATCAGACCCCGGAACATGTGAATGCCGTCACCGCCCATTTAGGCGGGGGAACCTCCCTTGCCGCGCACAGACAAGGACGGGTCTCCATGCTCATAGATGCCTATTCCGGCCTGCCGTCAACGAGCAGAAGCGGTGCCATCGACATCGACCGGGTACTTAAAGCCATCAAATCCAAGGATATTTCCATCCGTGACCTTGAACAGGTTATAGACAGCCGGGGCGGACTTCTCTCACTTGTGGGCACCAATGATTTCTATGCCATGATCGGGTTCCTGCGCCAGGGGTCCACCCCTGTACAGCGCAAAAAAATAGAACTGGTTCAAAACTTTATGGCAAGAAAAATTGCCGGGGGCATGCTTAAGCTCACAGCAGACGGTGCAGATGTCAGGGTCATGGCCATCACCGGCGGACTTGCCAAAAACCCGGATATGATGCACCGGGTCAAGCAGAATATTGCAGGGCGTTACCCTGTGGTGATCATGCCCGGTTACTTTGAGCATGACGCCCTGGCGGCCGGACAGATCCGGGGGTATTTTGCCCCTGAGTCTCTCAAAGATTACGAAACCGAGCGGGATGCCCTGGCCCAAAAAAGGCATGACGAAGACACATTGATTGACACCCCTGTATTCAAACGTGAAATCAGGTTCAAGAAAAAGGGCGCTCCGTTGACGACCCTGGATGATATCATTGATGCGGCATACCTGACGGTCGAGGAAAATTATGCGCCGACCATTGCCATTGTGGGCGCCAGCAACGAAGAAGCGATCCAGGCGGCCAAACGGGCCAATGAAGAAGGCCAGTTCCGCATTTCCAAATTTGTACTTCTTGGCGACTTTCAGGAAATCAGCCAGATGGCCTATGAATACGACCTTGTCATTGACAATGACAACTACACCATCATCGATACGGAAACACCTGTGGAAGAAGCGGTGAGTCTTTTAGACCAAGGCAAAGTTGATATTCTTATGAAAGGGCGCATCCATACCGAGGACATCCTCAGGGGCGTTTTCAAATACCTGAAAGCCAGCGGCCGGCTCCAAAAAGGCCAGGTCATGAGCCACACCGCCATTGTGGATATTCCCACCCGAAACAAACTGCTGGCGTTTTCTGACGGGGCGTTAAACACTTACCCGGACGAAGAAAAACGTGTGGCCATCCTTGAGAATGCTTTAAAAGTGGTACACAACCTCAATATCAAGGTTCCCAAGGTGGCAGTGATATCTGCCGTTGAAAACGTCAACCGCAGCGTGGACAGTTCCATCGAAGCAGAGCGTATTGCGGCCCGTTTCGCAGACAGGGACGACTGCATCGTTGAAGGCCCGCTATCTTTGGATGTGGCCATGGATCTCTCCATTGCAGAAGAAAAACATTACTCGGGCCGAATCCGGGGCAATGCCGATGTGCTGATACTGCCCGACATTGATTCAGGCAATGTTTTATGGAAAACCCTGACAACCCAGTCCGGGGCAGCCCTTGCCGGAGTTATTTTATGTGGTGATATGCCCCTGATCCTGACATCACGGGGGGATTCGATACGGTCAAAACTGGCGTCATTGTCCCTTGCAGTCAAATTTTACTTTGATCTCAAAAATGAAACCAAGGAGACGTCTTTATAA
- a CDS encoding ABC transporter ATP-binding protein, whose amino-acid sequence MNNRQHAFSDEEKKVKLADLVLFKALIPYVRPYAWMLGLTTFLVFVVTGFELLQPWLIQQALDGFILVSGDPGVNILGFEIAQFSVFGSWFGVVILTGFVLDFSQAMFMEYTGQKIMLNLRCRLFDHMTDLPVAYFDKNTSGRLVARVAGDIENMNEMFTSVLVFIFRDLLLMAGVFVILFFTNHRLTFYLSLLIPVIFVGVVYFSGLLRQVFRTLRQKNAEINHRFSEAITGIRAIQTCMAALHFIHEFKHLNMAHFKAAMAHIRVFAVFMPMVGLMGSFAVAVIIWNGSFMVENHALTIGELAAFLAYMKLFFRPLRELSEKFNLLQNALASAERIITVLNTPKARQDKAKFQGAEPGNIRQLAFEDVSFSYTPDAPVLKNISFNLEKGLAMGIVGQTGAGKSTIINLTAGFYSPTAGRILINGHDYLNMDIAGIRHHTALVMQDPILFSGTVRENIGRSLNGSRQDDLTLEAALKQGNCSFLFDKFSGLDTMLRDGGRPLSSGEKQLVCIARAFACNPDLIIFDEATSYMDSQSEVKIHDAMKRLMEGRLAIIIAHRLSTVRSCDHILVLKDGQIIERGGHEQLARASGEYSRLLEKERIG is encoded by the coding sequence ATGAACAATCGGCAGCATGCCTTTTCCGACGAGGAAAAAAAGGTCAAACTGGCGGATCTGGTCTTGTTTAAAGCATTGATCCCTTATGTTCGGCCCTATGCCTGGATGCTTGGGTTAACCACGTTTTTGGTGTTTGTGGTCACCGGCTTTGAGCTGTTACAGCCCTGGCTTATCCAGCAGGCCCTTGACGGGTTTATTCTTGTTTCAGGTGATCCGGGGGTGAATATCCTGGGGTTTGAAATTGCGCAGTTCTCTGTTTTCGGTAGCTGGTTCGGCGTGGTGATCCTCACAGGTTTTGTGCTGGATTTCAGCCAGGCCATGTTCATGGAGTATACGGGCCAGAAAATTATGCTCAATCTGCGGTGCCGCCTGTTTGACCATATGACGGATCTGCCTGTGGCCTATTTTGATAAAAATACCTCGGGACGGCTTGTGGCCCGGGTGGCCGGGGACATTGAGAATATGAACGAAATGTTTACAAGCGTTCTTGTTTTTATTTTCAGGGATCTGCTGCTGATGGCCGGGGTATTTGTGATTTTGTTTTTCACCAATCACCGGCTTACCTTTTATTTAAGCCTGCTTATTCCCGTGATCTTTGTGGGGGTGGTTTATTTCTCCGGTCTGTTGCGCCAGGTATTTCGGACGCTGAGACAGAAAAATGCTGAGATTAACCATCGTTTTTCCGAAGCCATCACCGGGATCCGGGCCATCCAGACCTGCATGGCCGCTTTGCATTTTATTCATGAGTTCAAACACCTGAACATGGCTCATTTCAAGGCTGCCATGGCCCATATCCGGGTATTTGCCGTGTTTATGCCCATGGTGGGGCTCATGGGCTCCTTTGCCGTGGCTGTTATTATCTGGAACGGTTCATTTATGGTGGAAAACCATGCGTTGACCATAGGTGAACTTGCGGCGTTTTTGGCCTATATGAAATTGTTTTTCAGGCCCTTGAGAGAGTTGTCCGAGAAATTTAATCTGCTGCAGAACGCCTTGGCCTCAGCCGAAAGAATCATTACCGTATTAAATACGCCCAAGGCCCGGCAGGATAAGGCAAAATTCCAGGGGGCGGAGCCGGGCAATATCCGGCAACTGGCATTTGAAGATGTATCATTTTCATACACCCCGGATGCGCCGGTATTGAAAAATATCAGTTTCAACCTTGAAAAGGGCCTGGCTATGGGGATTGTGGGGCAGACCGGGGCAGGTAAGAGTACCATCATCAATCTTACGGCCGGGTTTTACAGTCCCACGGCCGGCCGCATCCTTATTAACGGTCATGATTATTTGAACATGGATATTGCCGGTATCCGGCATCACACTGCCCTGGTCATGCAGGATCCCATCCTGTTTTCCGGCACCGTACGGGAAAACATTGGCCGTTCCCTGAATGGTTCCCGCCAGGATGATCTAACGCTTGAAGCAGCCCTGAAGCAAGGCAACTGTTCATTTCTGTTCGATAAATTTTCCGGGCTTGACACCATGCTCCGGGATGGCGGCCGCCCCCTCTCTTCGGGAGAAAAGCAGCTGGTTTGCATTGCCCGGGCCTTTGCCTGTAACCCGGATTTAATTATCTTTGACGAGGCGACCTCATACATGGATTCCCAGTCCGAGGTGAAAATCCATGATGCCATGAAGCGATTGATGGAAGGGCGTCTGGCCATAATCATTGCCCACCGCCTTTCAACCGTCAGATCTTGTGATCACATCCTGGTGTTAAAGGACGGGCAGATCATTGAGCGGGGCGGCCATGAACAGCTTGCCCGGGCCAGTGGTGAATATTCACGGCTGCTTGAAAAGGAGAGGATTGGATGA